In the genome of Bradyrhizobium arachidis, one region contains:
- a CDS encoding HAD family hydrolase, whose amino-acid sequence MSTQAAFSNFKVLTFDVVGTLIDFETGVLSAVRKISGKTPAELGDDQIFESYKRGRDKHYERSSEVMFHVYRYLAKELGLPADDACCDVFQLAVLRWGPFPDSVEALKRLRTKFRLVAMTNADRVALSCYAHALGNPFDDTVCADDTGVAKPNPEFFAYNKGRQSAFGYKQSDILHVAQSQYHDIGIARKLGYKVCWIERRQGIAGFGGTPAVETLTKPDFHFPTLKALADAAIGPVA is encoded by the coding sequence ATGTCGACCCAAGCCGCGTTCAGCAACTTCAAGGTTCTCACCTTCGACGTCGTCGGCACCTTGATCGACTTCGAGACCGGCGTGCTCTCCGCGGTGCGGAAGATCTCCGGCAAGACGCCGGCCGAGCTCGGCGACGACCAGATCTTCGAATCCTACAAGCGCGGCCGCGACAAGCACTACGAGCGCTCGAGCGAGGTGATGTTCCACGTCTACCGCTATCTCGCCAAGGAGCTCGGGCTGCCGGCCGACGATGCATGCTGCGACGTGTTCCAGCTCGCGGTGCTGCGCTGGGGCCCGTTCCCGGATTCGGTCGAGGCCTTGAAGCGCCTGCGCACGAAATTCCGCCTGGTTGCCATGACCAATGCGGACCGCGTCGCGCTGTCCTGCTACGCGCACGCGCTCGGCAATCCCTTCGACGACACCGTCTGTGCCGACGACACCGGGGTGGCAAAACCGAACCCGGAATTCTTCGCCTATAACAAGGGCCGGCAGTCCGCGTTCGGCTACAAGCAGTCAGATATCCTGCACGTCGCGCAGAGCCAGTACCACGACATCGGGATCGCGCGGAAACTCGGCTACAAGGTGTGCTGGATCGAGCGCCGCCAGGGTATCGCCGGTTTCGGCGGCACTCCGGCCGTGGAGACGCTGACCAAGCCGGATTTCCATTTCCCGACGCTCAAGGCGCTCGCCGACGCGGCGATCGGGCCGGTGGCATAA
- a CDS encoding ABC transporter ATP-binding protein, protein MDKRAESVEIKSASKAYGAVRALDDVSLNVGAGEFVSLLGPSGSGKTTLLGILGGFILPTSGTILFGGRDVTFMPPHKRDIGVVFQNYALFPHMSVGENVAFPLRARRLPKSSWPDKVRAALSMVGLAGYEERGIAQLSGGQRQRVALARAMIFEPRLILMDEPLSALDKQLRESMQIELRTLHKRIQATIIYVTHDQREALTMSDRVAVMKDGRLVQIDEPARLHDHPADSFVASFIGEATLLPVRRVDTSSVSLGNALLRSARAIPDGDALMLAVHSEKLLIDDGAQDGACNRLTGTVTDIVYQGESLRIFLALADGVALSLRQPAYHQAYSRIPPLGGSLTVTLHPEDTIVVPRVGN, encoded by the coding sequence TTGGACAAGCGAGCGGAAAGCGTCGAGATCAAGTCCGCCAGCAAGGCCTATGGCGCCGTTCGCGCCCTCGACGACGTTTCGCTCAATGTCGGCGCCGGCGAATTCGTCTCGCTGCTCGGCCCCTCCGGCTCGGGCAAGACCACGCTGCTCGGCATCTTGGGCGGCTTCATCCTGCCGACGTCAGGCACAATTCTCTTCGGCGGCCGCGACGTCACCTTTATGCCGCCGCACAAGCGCGACATCGGCGTCGTGTTCCAGAACTACGCGCTGTTCCCGCATATGAGCGTCGGCGAGAACGTCGCCTTTCCCCTGCGCGCGCGCCGCCTGCCGAAATCGTCCTGGCCGGACAAGGTGCGCGCGGCGCTCAGCATGGTCGGCCTTGCCGGCTATGAGGAGCGCGGCATCGCGCAGCTCTCCGGCGGCCAGCGCCAGCGCGTCGCGCTCGCGCGCGCAATGATCTTCGAGCCGCGCCTGATCCTGATGGACGAGCCGCTCTCCGCGCTCGACAAGCAGCTCCGCGAGTCCATGCAGATCGAGCTGCGGACGCTGCACAAGCGCATCCAGGCCACCATCATCTACGTCACCCATGACCAGCGCGAGGCGCTGACCATGAGCGACCGCGTCGCCGTCATGAAGGACGGCCGTCTGGTCCAGATCGACGAGCCGGCGCGGCTGCACGATCATCCCGCCGATTCCTTCGTAGCCAGCTTCATTGGCGAGGCGACACTTCTGCCGGTCCGCCGTGTCGATACCTCCAGCGTGTCGCTGGGCAACGCCCTGCTGCGCAGCGCCCGCGCCATTCCTGATGGCGACGCGCTGATGCTCGCCGTGCACAGCGAGAAGCTGCTGATCGACGACGGCGCCCAGGATGGCGCCTGCAACCGGCTGACCGGGACGGTCACCGACATCGTCTACCAGGGCGAGAGCCTGCGCATCTTCCTGGCGCTTGCCGACGGCGTCGCGCTCAGCCTGCGCCAGCCGGCCTATCACCAGGCCTATAGCCGCATCCCGCCGCTCGGCGGCAGCCTCACCGTCACGCTCCACCCCGAGGACACCATCGTGGTTCCCCGGGTGGGGAACTGA